From Nonlabens sp. Ci31, the proteins below share one genomic window:
- a CDS encoding PIG-L family deacetylase, producing the protein MKNRFFTSIMALFLVSTAVAQENRLAQKQPNTAEIYHQIQKLGFLGTALYVAAHPDDENTRLISWLANDKMARTGYLSLTRGDGGQNLIGPQLREQLGMIRTQELLEARNTDGGQQFFTRANDFGYSKHPDETLQIWNQQEVMEDMVRIIREFQPDVIINRFDHRTPGSTHGHHTSSAMLSMKVFDFAANKTIYANQLKELDTWQTQRIFFNTSWWFYGSEEAFEKADKTNLLELDAGTYYPYKGLSNSEIAALSRSNHKSQGFGSSGSRGSQTEYLEYLKGSFPTDKSDLFSGINTTWTRVKGGSSIQTLLNSIIANYDFKNPTASIPSLLEMRAQMEQLKDQHWKKIKLDELDQIVLDMAGIYLEASVNTSTATAGESLTVRIELTNRSKENFKVSLLPNQLIQIEEKELRLNQNDTKTIQATLKIPPYYEASTPYYLKEKGTLGMYQFQNRSLTGKPETGPEFIVRTFIEIQGTRLYREIPIIHKRTDPVRGEVNEPFHIVPEVAVSIENPVYVFSGNTTQPVQVTIKANKKLPEGSLELCYPDDWSITPIDFNFKGLEKGEEKTYTFKLQPPKTASRGIISGLVKIGTQTFKQEVIKIDYDHIPNQQLVRDNQSQVVKPGLINRAQTVAYINGAGDDVAQAIEAIGGKVFKFEPSEVPDDLSKYDAVVVGIRAYNVAEDAMAALQNRLDSYVKNGGTLMMQYNTSRRISTDALGPLPITLSRKRVTDENATVTILEPQHKIMSSPNAITSKDFEGWVQERGLYFPEKWDAAFTPILGMNDKDEQMTKGSLIVAEYGKGHIVYTGLSLFRELPAGVSGAYKLLANIISIGVENQPIKNKDGQGKL; encoded by the coding sequence ATGAAGAATCGTTTTTTTACCTCTATAATGGCCCTTTTCCTTGTGTCAACAGCTGTTGCTCAAGAAAATAGGCTTGCTCAAAAACAGCCTAATACGGCCGAAATTTATCATCAAATCCAGAAATTGGGCTTTTTGGGAACAGCACTTTACGTGGCTGCGCATCCTGATGATGAAAATACACGGCTTATTTCTTGGCTTGCTAATGATAAAATGGCGCGTACCGGATACCTATCACTCACTCGTGGTGATGGTGGTCAAAACCTTATAGGGCCACAGTTGCGGGAACAATTGGGAATGATAAGAACTCAAGAGTTATTAGAAGCCAGAAATACCGATGGTGGGCAGCAATTTTTTACACGTGCCAATGATTTTGGCTATTCCAAACATCCTGATGAAACGTTACAAATATGGAACCAGCAGGAAGTGATGGAAGATATGGTACGTATTATCAGAGAGTTTCAACCAGATGTAATTATTAATAGATTTGACCATCGCACTCCTGGATCAACACACGGACATCATACCAGCAGCGCCATGTTGAGTATGAAAGTTTTTGATTTTGCAGCAAATAAAACTATTTATGCCAATCAGTTAAAAGAACTCGACACCTGGCAAACACAACGTATATTCTTTAATACCAGTTGGTGGTTTTATGGAAGTGAAGAGGCTTTTGAAAAGGCCGATAAGACCAATCTTCTAGAACTAGATGCTGGAACTTATTATCCATACAAAGGATTATCTAACAGCGAGATAGCTGCATTAAGTAGAAGCAATCACAAATCTCAAGGCTTTGGAAGTTCTGGTTCTAGAGGTTCACAAACAGAATATCTAGAGTATCTGAAAGGCTCTTTCCCTACGGATAAGTCTGATTTATTTTCTGGGATAAACACCACTTGGACTCGTGTAAAAGGTGGCAGTAGCATACAGACCTTACTCAACTCTATCATAGCCAACTACGATTTCAAGAATCCAACGGCGAGCATTCCTTCACTATTAGAAATGCGAGCTCAAATGGAACAACTAAAAGACCAACACTGGAAAAAAATCAAACTAGATGAACTCGATCAGATAGTTCTTGATATGGCAGGTATTTATCTGGAAGCAAGTGTGAATACATCTACAGCAACTGCTGGAGAGTCTTTAACGGTACGTATAGAATTAACGAACAGGTCCAAGGAAAACTTTAAAGTAAGTCTTCTACCGAACCAACTGATTCAAATAGAAGAAAAGGAACTTCGCCTAAATCAAAACGATACTAAAACGATACAAGCTACCTTAAAAATTCCTCCATATTACGAAGCGAGCACTCCTTATTACTTAAAAGAAAAAGGCACTTTAGGAATGTATCAATTTCAAAATAGAAGTCTTACTGGAAAACCTGAAACAGGTCCTGAATTTATAGTTAGAACCTTTATAGAAATACAGGGAACGCGATTATACAGAGAAATTCCCATCATTCACAAGCGCACTGACCCTGTACGTGGAGAGGTGAATGAACCATTTCATATCGTTCCAGAAGTTGCTGTAAGCATAGAAAATCCAGTATACGTATTCTCTGGAAATACCACACAACCTGTTCAAGTCACCATTAAGGCTAATAAAAAACTACCTGAGGGCAGCTTAGAGTTGTGTTATCCAGATGACTGGAGCATTACTCCTATAGATTTTAATTTTAAAGGTTTAGAAAAAGGAGAGGAAAAAACCTATACCTTTAAATTACAACCACCTAAAACTGCTTCGAGAGGCATCATTTCTGGATTAGTTAAGATAGGTACACAGACTTTTAAACAGGAAGTGATTAAGATCGATTACGACCATATTCCTAATCAACAGTTGGTTAGAGATAACCAGTCTCAAGTAGTAAAACCTGGTCTTATCAATCGTGCTCAAACTGTTGCATATATCAATGGTGCTGGAGATGATGTCGCTCAAGCGATTGAAGCTATAGGTGGTAAAGTATTCAAATTTGAACCAAGCGAAGTGCCAGATGATCTTTCTAAATACGACGCCGTAGTAGTAGGAATTAGAGCATATAATGTAGCAGAAGACGCTATGGCTGCACTACAAAATCGTTTGGATAGTTATGTGAAAAATGGAGGTACTTTGATGATGCAGTACAATACAAGTCGTAGAATTAGTACAGATGCATTGGGACCTTTACCTATTACGCTTTCGCGAAAGCGAGTAACTGATGAAAATGCTACCGTAACCATATTAGAACCTCAGCATAAGATCATGTCCTCTCCTAATGCGATTACCTCAAAAGATTTTGAAGGTTGGGTACAGGAACGCGGACTTTATTTTCCAGAAAAATGGGATGCTGCTTTTACTCCTATTTTAGGAATGAATGATAAGGATGAGCAAATGACTAAAGGAAGTCTGATCGTTGCTGAATATGGCAAGGGACATATTGTTTATACAGGGTTGAGCCTTTTTAGAGAATTACCTGCTGGAGTTTCAGGAGCTTATAAATTACTGGCAAATATAATCAGTATAGGAGTTGAAAATCAACCAATTAAAAACAAAGATGGCCAAGGAAAACTCTAA